The stretch of DNA atataatctcaTTATATTTAATGGGTGATTCTAACATGCAGCCAAAGTTGAGTTATTGTTGGAAGAGTATTACCACATCTTGTCATGTAACTATGGTatttagaaatcattttgaaatgtaCTGTTTATCTAGAAGAGGGAGCTAAAAGTTACCCATTTTAAGATGATACTAAACATTTTACTACTTAAATCTTGTTGAGGATTCTATCTCCTACCATCAAAATCATGTATTGCCTTTCTTGGCTATTTACTGGTTTTTCATAATTAGGGAGTAAGTCATTCCCTTGGTCAGTTTTCATCAACGTGTAACTGCTATGGACATCCCATGAGTACTGCAGACTATTCCCTGTTGGATTAATTACACTTCACCATATTACTGCCTCTGTTGCCCCTTTTCACTTCCCTCTGCTGCCTGACTTGGTTTTGTCTTCTAGGTATATCCCCACGGCAGCTGCATTCGGCGGTTTGTGCATTGGCGCCCTGTCAGTGTTGGCCGACTTCCTCGGGGCCATTGGCTCTGGCACTGGAATTCTGCTTGCAGTCACTATTATCTAtcagtattttgaaatatttgttaaggAACAGGCTGAAGTTGGTGGGATGGgtgctttgtttttctaaatgttcCAATACTTTTTTGTGGGAAGGGAAAACATTTTGACACACTGTTTTTGTCAAATAATGCTggctcccctcttctccctcattttttttttcaagtgctaACTGTCCCATTTCTGAAGTGGGCACCAAGCTAAGCCTGTGTGCAGCATTAGTACCAGCTGCCTTAAAACTAAAGTTTACATTATTCgttagaaaatatatacatgtagtGTTGCCTGTGATGCTGGAAACCAATCTACCCGCCTTACCGTGTTCAGTGATGGTGAGGTGACATGGATCAGTTTTGCACACAACATTCAAAACACTCAGTATTCCCCccacttgtttaaaaataaatgtagttcaGATTGCCACTTTCCAGTATTTTGGGCTTATTCAATGAGTTCTGGAACATTTATATCTAATCTACATTTTAGATATAATTactttttgtacatttaaaactCAGTATCCCTGTTCCAAGCCTCCCCTTCTATTTGTCCCTTCTCAAAGCAGCCACTTAGCCCAGATGGGCAAAATCAAGCTTCTTAAAGCTTCTGTCACTAGAAAAACTGCTTATAATTACTGTCTGTTTTCCATTCGTCTTTGTTCCCCATGACAGCACAGTTGGTGCTGTTTTTACTGTATTGGCTATGCCTTTGAATTTCAAGTCACTTGAGAATGCTCTTTAAAGATACCAagcccagttcttttttttttttaatccccaaagCAAAGATCTAATTCTCAAGCAATGTTTGTAGTTCAGTGGGGGTGAACTATGAGTAATTCATGCTAGGAATCTGTGTACGTTGTTGTACTTTATAGCAGCAACATGAGTGTAAACAGTAGACTTACAAACTTTTATTTAATACAACTGTTGCAGTTgtgttggaaaaataaaaccatctgaTATTAAATGCTTTGTGTAGGTTCACTGTATTCATGCAAAATCCATCCTGAGATGCCTATTGCAAGAGGTTAAATGTAGGTAGTTCAGTGCTTAACCCTAGACTGTTGAGGCATGGTAAACCATTTCAGGTTACTCAGCTAGTTATGTCACTGATGTTTGGAGACAGGAAAGCAGTGGTCTCAAGTGGTATCCCGGCCCCCATCTGAAATGCAGCTCTTTATCAGCAATTCACTTTTAAAGTATGTGCTTTATTGTCCAAAAGGAGATCAAACTTTTTGAAAGACTTCAGAAGTATGTTTTCCATCATTGTTTACCTTCTTAGTAAGTGCAGGAAGTAGTATATCTTTCTTAGCTTAGGATCACAAAGTGGAATAACTACAGGGGCAAGGCAGAGAAAGTAGAAACAGGTAGGACGACAAGGATGGTTAACTGGTGAACATCTCCAAAGGGCTGCAGACTGTTACTGTAGAACTAGGGACTTAGTGTTAttatagctgatttttttttcaagtgaggTTAAAAAATACAGCTTTTATAGGAAACTATCAACTTTTAAATCCTGACAAATCAACAGTGCCAGCTGATGAAAATGTCCAGACTCCAAGCTCTCAAACTGACTTAATTTCCAAAGCATAACCTTTGATGTTTATAGATAACATAAATACCATCGAGGTTATGTGTAAGGATTTAGCTGTCACTTCAACGTTGCACTCTTAGGAGGAGTAAAAGCAGAAGGGACAGGTAGGTGTTAACGAATGTCTCTCTCAACAGTTAAGAGAATGTTTCTCAGTTCCCATAGGGAGTGACTTAGGAACAGCTGGTCTGTTTGGAGAGACAGGTTTACTCTAGAGTCTGTGTATTTTATACATGCcttatttcttgattttgaaaGAGGGACATAAGTAAGGGAAATTAGAGGACTCGTCCTTGAGAGCTCAGGGAAAAGGATTAAGATCTCTGGAGAATTATGATGCCCATGTTTAaaagtgaagatttttaaaaaggggttACAGGCAGAAGGGAAGGCTACTGTAAGCAAATAGTAGCCTTGGGGCTTAATTTTCACAATGTATATTGGGAGAGTAGACTTGATTTATACAGTCCTCGGGTTCCAGAATTCTTTCTATCCTTAAggagtgcaatatacagatcttaTATTTATGCTTAAAAATATCTCTGGAAAAGTCAGTGAACCGGTAGACAAATGAAATGTGTTGCAGCATTTTTGGCATCAGTACCCTTATTTTATCTAGTTGAGGGGCCTGGCTAACTCCCGCCTGGGTCAAGGGCTTGAATCATGACACGGCTGTCCAACAAGAGTCATCCTGAGGCTTCTGTGGGGGGCTAAGCTGAAAAGGCAATGACCCTGGAGTTTGGAGGCCACAAAAGTCAACCCAAGATTCCAGCTCAGCCAAGAGGTAAGGTGGCCCAGTAACCCTGGTAGACATTTTGGACGACAGGCTTTAGGCATGGCATGAGCCAGAAACAATCAGTTTCTCCTTTAAAGTAGTTTGTACTGGGCTTCTCGTGCTTGTCAGCCTTGCTGGCTACACTCAGGATTGAACACCAAGACAATAATGTCCCAAACCATGTAAATCGTATTGCCATGGATTTGGTTTTTTAAGAACTTTTCTAGTTAAGGCTAGGAAGTGACATTCTAAAGTATGTCCACATGTGTTAGAGGGAAGGATCCTGTATTTTCATTATGGAATCAACCATTTTTCATTATGTAAGAGCTGGTTTACCTTCAGTATTAGTTAGGTAGATATAATGACAATAGCTAAATGAAAGCATTCGCTTATCATGAATGTTATTCTCATCCTCTGCTATGCAGATTAATTCCATATAGCAGATAATTAGGAGGGTCCAAGAAAgctgtaatatatatatatataatgttttaaaactgtttaaaCACTAATGAAGTAAACAGTTATTTGATATTCGCCCACAGAATTCTATGTTGGGGGTCTGGAGGTGGGAATAGTTGATCTAATTTAGAATTCAGGTCTTTTCTATAATAGGACCCTTATCTACTGGACTAGAATAGATAgtggctgaagtttaaaaaaatgggttaAATAGGCATATCTGCATTTATGTTCTTTTCCAATAGTATTACCTGGATTCGGCATTTAAATGAAGGCTACAGCCTACCTATAATTACAATTCCATACCACCACAtgcattctttgtttttattttatgaaaaaggtACTTTCAAATCTCTTAGATGAATACAAAGTCTTAGTGAAGAAGGCCTTGTGGCCTCATTTAGAAGAACATGGCTACCCTTAAAATTTCAGGAAGGGCACTTCAAATGGCTTTGTGTTTGCATGTTTCAGCGCCAGAGCATAGGAATAGACCCTAGCATCCACTGTCAGATGTTCTTCAGCTACCAGGGCTGCAGGAGGCAAAGGATACAAGTTAGACAatgaagttaataaaatataatacccCTTATCATTCagtcaatatttactgagtaGCTACTATGGGCCAGTCCCTATGCTAGATGCTGGTGATGCAATGAACAAGACATTTTCTGCCTTCATAGATCTTGCTGTAGTGGAAGAATAAAGCATATAACAAAGCAGGGTTATAGTTATGGCCTGAGAcaagaacaaaaaatgaagaataaagacAGAAGAGCACATATATTAGAGATGATGATTTTATGTGTTAAAATAGCAAAGCTTTACAGATCCACTGGTTCATTTATAGCTCACTGTCAGACTTGGCTGCTATGAAGCTATATAGTGATGACCACTAAGTAGCTTATTGAGGATATCCCCGCTGCTAGGGGACACATATTTTGTACAAGCAAATTAACTGTGCATGATAGGATCAGAATTCTATCAAGAATGAGATCTCAGAATCTTATTACAAAGGGCTTTTAATGAAAACTTGTTTCACTCAGAGGTTACTGGACTTCAAATCTGTCACTTGTTTTCCTAGCTACTTGTTTAGAACAAGCTGAGACATTTTAATCCTCAAAGGCAGGGTATCTCCTACTCTGCCTGCAGGTGCATTCCTTGTAACAAACTGAACTCAAAAATCCTTCCTACTTCTCAGATGtgatttgttgaataaactactTGATGATTATATTTTGATTCTAGTAAAGCTAGGAAAACTGGCTCTTTTACTCATCCCTTCTGCATAACCCTTTCtaccttcctcccctttcttgcTCTCTATTTCCCCTCTTCTAAGGCCAGAAGGGAAGTTAGGGAGAAGgggggaattttaaaaataatttctaatataaataaataataaagaaatagagCATGTAAATTTAAGCTTTGTGTGTCAACATTATCTAGTTTACTTTTACTCATGCCTCCTCAAACACAGGGGCTATCTATCTCTTGTTCCTGTTCTGTTCTATGAGAAAAACTTAGACTATGAGACCTGTTCAAGGTCATAGCCAGTACATGGCTGGCTGAGCCTCAAATCCAGTCAGATCTGTCTGACTCAAAGTTAAATCTTACCTATAATTGATGGCCACAACTTTCTCTGAATAAATACCTAATAAATTATTGAGCTCtagctggatggctcagttggttggagtgttatcctaTACATCAAAACGTTGCCGGTTTGATCCCCGATctgggtgcatataggaggcaactgatagatgtttctttctcacacaggtgtttcctccctcccttcctatctcaccaaactcaataaaaatatccttgggtgaaaagtaaaaaattttaagaaattactgaGTCTTTTCAGTATGAGTATTTCTAACTTGACCCTGACTATGGAGGTGGTTTTTACCTTAGGTCTAGTTTTTAAAACAGCAAAGTAGGAAAAAGTAGGAATGGGAACGTTCTGGGAATCTGAAAGCACAGCAGTTCTTAAAGATCCAGTTTACTTTTCGAACTAACAACACAGACGTTAGAAACAAAACTATAAGCCACTGGTACTGAAAGGAACAAGAAAGACTGCTCTCAAAGCCTCAGGTCAAACActgcttcaaaaatgtttaaagtaaaaattgagTGAGTGAGTAGGCATATAGCCAGCTTCATGAAAGGCCTCTGTCATGTCTTCAGTACATCCTAATGTGGTTATGTCAAAGGGCATCTGTccacatatctttttttaaaaaataaaaaaaccccccccccccccccaaaaaaaatcccTAAGAGATGGGCTGGCCAAGAATTACATAATATAACTACATAATCAGTAATTTACTAAGGGTCACACTGCTGGATAGTATGGTTCATCACATCAGCACACTGCACTCAGAAGGAATATTGTTCAGTTCTCCTTTAACTTACACACCGCAGAAGGAACTATCTAACATACTAGCATATTTGAAATCAGTGAAGTGTTATCCATTTATACCTCTGCATTTCCATGGGTTAGAGATTTAAGGTATATAAACTAGCTTGGGCTAATCAGCAGGAATATAATCCTGCTAATAGGAGAAAAAAGGCCCCCACTAAAAGCTTTCACTGACATGGTATGTGTTGCTCACATTTTCAAACTATGCCACCCAGAAAGGGAAATTATTATTGGTCAACTGTAGTTTTAATACATTTCTAGGTATTTGACTTTAAGGAGgaagaatttaaagaaacaattataTTTAGTTCCCctttgcctgggggtgggggaaggaaaacaagagaaagttAGGCAATAATCTCAAGAATGCTTACCTTCAAGTCTCTTCATCAGGTCATTCTTTGGTAAGGAAATTACTTCCACaaattctaaacaaacaaactgcAAGTGAAAACAAAGCTAAAGAAGGGGAGGGCCTACCAACAACACAAAATGCCTGTAGCCATTAAGCCATATACTTGGTCAGCCACTGGGAGTTGAATAACATACCTCCATCTCCTGAAAATAAGCAGAAGGAGAACATGTTAGCAAGGCCTAGAATGTTAAAACATTCGAAGACTTTTGTGTGAGACACATCAAAAAGGCTACTTACATAAGGTGCTCAAAAGAACCAACCCATGTACTTTCTGTTAGGCCCGGGAACCAGAGGAGCAGGATTGAGAGGACACTGAAAAGTGCCTCAGGGATGGggcggggatggggtgggggggggcctggtGGTTGTGGGCAGAAGTCTTTTCCTGCCCAGTGACTGCTGTGGCTGCCATGGTGCCAGTGGTtccctgcagcagccctgggagggggcggggggaggaggaaggaaaccaCAAGTGTGCCTCTGTTGCCATGGCAGGCTGCTgtccctgctctccctgctcGCCAAACCTGAAAGTAGTGGTCCCTGCACAAAGTGgaaggtggggttgggggtgggtgccCATCAActtcagagggagggaagggaacgTTTTCTGATCACGTAAGGTGCTAGAAACCTCACTCATCCCACTTCcaccttttctttctgtccttggcCAGAATCTTCCCTTTTTCTTAACTTCTCAGTCTACACAATCTGCATGAGTGCTAACTCAGATCTTactggtctttttttaaaaaaaggctgtAAGAATTTAACAGAAACCTGGGTTACAAAAtgtactattttaaccatttttaaagttataattcaGCAGCATTAAGTAGATTGACATTATTGTGCAATCATCAGCATCAGCCATTTGCAGAATTTTTCATCATCCCAAGTGGAACCTTGAAACCCATTAAGCACtaactcccccacccctgctgactGCTGTTCTACTTGCTGTCTCTGAATGCACTGCCTTTAGGTAGCATACTGGCAGAGTCACACAATATTTgcccttctttcacttagcacagtgttttcaaggtttatccaagTTATAGCATGCATcagcacatatttttcttttatggctgaacgtgattccattgtatgaatagaccatattttgttatccattcatcttttaatggacacttgggttgtttctatcTTTTGGGTACTGTAACAGTGTATAACAATGGTGTACAAGGTATTTGagcccctgctttcaattctgAGGAGTATAATTGGGTATGTACCTAGGACTGTAATTGCCAGGTATACGGTATTCTATGTTTAACTCAGGAACTACCATACTCTTTCCACAATATCTTATATGTATATTTGCTAGTTTAAAAACTGAGTAtgtaatgccctggctggtgtggattagTTGGTCAGGCATAGTCCCACAAATGAAAAGGTCGTggtgatccctggtcagggcacgtgcctgagttgcaggttcagtccccagttggggcacatgtagaaggcaaccaatcaatgtttctccctgcctctttctccctcccctgccttaaaaaaaaaaaaaaaagcaagcatttAAAATTAGCTGTAAGGGGATGCCTAAACATTTAGGAACAACCGGAGGATGAGAAATGGAAGACCATAATTCTCACACACAATTTCTTGTGTGTGCATCAACAACTCTTTTAAGGGGTTGGGTGAGGACATGGAACTGAACTGCTAAGAAATACAGAGCAAAGAATTTCCTAAAAGCTTTTCTAAATGTGGACCTCAATAAAGAGGATAAGCTGCATCTTGTAACAATTTCTTATACCATTCTTATAAATATGAAGACAGCAATCAGTGATTTTGAAGACTTTCATTGTTTACTACTTAGTCCTATAACTAATATTACTAAGAATAAACTccatacaaaaaaaataaggaaataagccctggctggtgtagctcagtggattgagcttgggctgcgaaccaaagtgtcgcaggtttgattcccagtcagggcacatacctgggttgcaggccatgacccccagcaaccatacattgatgtttctctctacctccctcccttccctctctaaaataaataaataaataaataaataaataaatcttaaaaaaaaaaagggaaatgtgtaatttaacattttatataatgaaaccataaaaatcaaattagtggtaaaagaaaaatgctaAGATACACAAGATTATGGAAAGAGCCAAGAGTACAAATGAAGCATCTACCAAAGACCATTACTCTGTTGACCAATCAAAAATCAAACCAGGAATGAGAAGTTAAAAGATGTCTACTGCAATTCATCTAACTTAAACAAAGCCAGCGCTCACTTACCTGGCTTTGGCTTAGGTCTCACATTTTCAGCCTCATCTCCATTAATAGTTACTGTCACGATGTGTGTGCTGCAGTTTGACAAACCTGGATCCATAGAGACAGCTGTGGAGAGAAGCCACCAGTTATCTTTACAGATACCAGTCAGAGGTCATGTTTCATGACTTAAATGTCTTTGGAAGAAGATGGGGCTCGTAATTCCTTTAACATAGAATTCAGACAGGAAAACTAGTGTTCTCCAGTCACTTAGTATATGCTGTAGGACTACAGAGCATATGAGTAGTACTCATTTTTCTGTGAGTTCCTGAGTGAAGTCTGGTAAGCCCAAGGGGGTTTCACCACATTAAGAAACATCTTCTAGAGAGGACTATGGCACATGGGTGAGGTGAGTGGGTAGTGAAGCTTAGAATGTGGGCACCTCTGGAAGGCAACAcaatttcctaatttcttttCCAGCTTCAGGTCCTTCCTGCTCAAACTTGTTCTCATTTCTAGGAGAGGGGAAGTTCACATGTAGATGGTGCCCATATATAACTAGGATGTCTCTTCAGTGAGTTAAAGTAAAAGCCATCCGAATTCTGACCATAAAGAATATCTAAAGCATCCTTCAACACACAGAAGCATCTACTTGCTAATTTTCAAAAGTTTGTCCCCAAATGCACACCTGGAAAGCAATACAAACCTGGAGAACATTCAGCAACATCACCTTTATAGCCAGTTTCTTCCTCCAGCTCTCGCAGAGCAGCTGCTTCTGGGCTTTCATTATCATCTATGAGACCTGGAAGTCCGAATCATTTgtgaggtgggagaggaaaatCCACTTTTCTTTGAACCTTTGCTTCTAACATAGCTGGTGCTGAGCTATGTGAGAAGAATCAGAGGATTGTGAAAAGTGGTCTTACAGATAAAACTGAGGTTTGGAGGTTTTATCTTACAGATAAAACTggtttttttttacagaaaaaaaaaaaaagggcaaaagcaGGAACCCCTAGGCAGATTACGTTGGTTCTGACAGCTCTCATCTGTTCTCTCAGAACTAGATTGCTGTCACATGCCAGCACTAATGCACAGCATAGGCAGTGTCCATCTGTGAGGACAAGTGATGGGGTGGTGGCCAAGGCTTTGGGCCCGGCTATGTGACTACAGCACAGGAAGTCTGTTATTTTTCCCCCCTCTTATGTAAGATGGAGACTGTGTCATCTATCTTGCCTTCCTCCCACACAGAACAGTATTGAGATGCTATAGTGAAGTGCTGAGATGAAGATCACCTCTGAGGGAGAAGAACAGAAAGTAGAGAACTGCGGGCTGGTGGACTTTAGGTAACTACCATGGGCATTGTGAGGAGTAATAGAGGCCAAGTGGGAGGGGAACAGTAGCAACTTTTGAGTCCTTTTCCTAAAAAGaacaaattgcaaaaaaaaaggtgaaatataGGCTATTCAGTTGCTTTTAAAGTTATTGATTTCGTCAGTGAAATGgaagtaaatgagaaaaaataaagttgttaattGTACATTCTAGTACAGGAtggtgtttaaaaaatataaaacttaaaccACTAATGATAATTGAGATCTAATCTCTTCTGATGGGAACAACCCAACTAAGTCCTATAATAACATACTGCATAAGTTACAGATAGCTTAACTTACTGTGCAACTGAGAAAATATGTTACTCAAAGAGGCTAGaaagaatgtgggaaagaaggcagGTGGCTTGGAAAGGTGAGCCATGACACCACACTTTCCACCGCCTGCATGGGTGACAGGTCACAAGAGTGTGGCTGGAGGCACATCACTGTAGAAATGGTTTTGTGAACTTAAAAGCCCATGGACAGACACAATAAACTCCGCAGTACTTAGGCTCTGCCCTGACTCAGTTCATGTCCCAAGCAGTAGTTTCTGGTGTTTAGTGCCCCACCTGCAGGGAATTCTAGGCAGTAGCATCCCATGGGTGGTCGGAACTGTTTCACCAGAACAATACATTCATAATGAAGAGTTCTTTGCAGCACTGGGATAATCGTTACACCTGtcacaggaaataaaacaaagaagtctCTAATGAAAGGTTAGTCATGCCAGCAGTCTCTTTACAGCAATCTAACTAAAACCCCATGTTTTAAGAAATGCTGCCTTTGAAGTCTACCTTATAGTTGCCATTAGCAACAGGAAGTTAAAAGCTATAGTACTGGCAGTTAACTTGGAAATTACTctcacttaaaaatgtaattaaagaaaaagtaatcacACTAATGTGTTGTTTATAAATCAGGTGAGTTCCGAATTACTTGGCCTTAAAAACAACCCCCCACTGGATTCTAGA from Phyllostomus discolor isolate MPI-MPIP mPhyDis1 chromosome 1, mPhyDis1.pri.v3, whole genome shotgun sequence encodes:
- the NUDT5 gene encoding ADP-sugar pyrophosphatase isoform X1, translating into MENQEPADSSQKTKQFIISEELIAEGKWVKFENTTYMDPTGKTRTWETVKRTTRKGQSADGVTIIPVLQRTLHYECIVLVKQFRPPMGCYCLEFPAGLIDDNESPEAAALRELEEETGYKGDVAECSPAVSMDPGLSNCSTHIVTVTINGDEAENVRPKPKPGDGEFVEVISLPKNDLMKRLEALVAEEHLTVDARVYSYALALKHANTKPFEVPFLKF
- the NUDT5 gene encoding ADP-sugar pyrophosphatase isoform X2; amino-acid sequence: MENQEPADSSQKTKQFIISEELIAEGKWVKFENTTYMDPTGKTRTWETVKRTTRKGQSADGVTIIPVLQRTLHYECIVLVKQFRPPMGCYCLEFPAGLIDDNESPEAAALRELEEETGYKGDVAECSPAVSMDPGLSNCSTHIVTVTINGDEAENVRPKPKPGDGVCLFRICGSNFLTKE